The window aaaaataaaaataaaataaaagctaaGAAAATGGGATTTAAAAGCtaagacaattatattttttaaatgattggatataaaataaaaggacaaAAGTGTCTTTACCTTTGAAAATCCAATTTTACCCTCACTTTAGgtgaaaaaagttatatatatattccattggatttaataatTTCCATGGTgagggttaattttttttttaaggattttgATGATCTTACATATTTATCTAATTcgttttagaagaaaaaaaaaggaagaaaaaattgtcaatgaaaaaaaaggagtgaaaaagtttttttaattttattagatcACCGTGATATTAATGTGAAGtatctaataattttgttgatgacttaaatttgtcaaaaaaaaaaaaaaacttgacggGTACAAGATGGAAAAactatagagaaaaaaattttgTGTAAGActcatcttaatttttttttctctcgttGAGAATATTCTCGATAAAAAAAGCACGTTTTCAAAATTATACCTATAATATAAATGGCAAGTGTATTTTACTAATGAAAAAGATGTCATTTTCTACTGCAAGATTTTCTTCACTAAAGAAGGAGATAGTATCTTCTTTCATTGTCTTTctttcaaactaaaaaaaataacaattctttcttttttcacaaGAATAAGTCAAAGCAAATGGAGGATCATTCAGTGCAATGAAAAGGCCATAAAAATATTTCACCCACCGAATATCGTAAATGGTTAAAACCTAAGGTCACAAGAAACAGTTATCTGTTCCCATCAAGAAAAGCAATATTACGAGTTTGTATATAGGCTATAGCTTATTTATAATGATCTTCATCCCCCCCCTAATCTTAAGCTAGAATTAAGAACTTACTTTGGcttatttcctttttaaattctatccctttttcaaattttgtaagtcATCAAATATGACATCAAAGTTTATCAATTATCATCACAGGGTGCAAGCATGAACATCAATGTATGTCCAAAATCCAAGTGCTGTTACGTCTGAGTTATTGtatcttaatttctttctcgttttttttcttttctcatataAGTTGCGCCATGTTGTGTTGTACATTTGGTAGTATGGTCGAAAAGTGCGCTTGTTGAAGAAGCTGGTACAGCTCAGTATGTCACGTGCAAGACTATACTTGTAACCAACGTCCTTTCTTACACTACTATATTAACTTTTAGTCAGGTTTTTGGTTTTGGGAAATGTTGAAAATAGACTCAGAAAAAGGGCATTTGTTTGCTTCTCAAATTACAGTTCATTGTACATTCAGCCATACCATTTAACTTGCTAGTAATAgctcttttgattttgtttcaaCGGGTGTATCTTGTAGCTCAAGACATGATCATAAACTCATTTGGGTTAACTTTTCCGCAAAATTAATACACAATAAGATGGTTACAGCTATGAATGTTTATGTTGCTACTTGTTAcctacttttaattaaaaaattgtaccaCCTCAACGTGTCAATTTTAGTTACATTAGAAGCATGCAATACGTTGATATGATGCTGAGAGtttataaatttctattttgatttttgactaGTGTACTATAACAGTTAAGTTGGAACATTTATAAGATTCTTGGAACTGCAGCCCTGCCAACCCAGATCCACTGCATGCTATAGAGCGTAGACCATTCCCTCAGATTATCAGTTCCCAATACTATAACGCCCCTTTTCAAATccatcactttctctctctcttaaaGAAGCTCATTGCTGAAGAGAAACTCAAAAGCATGGGGTTTTCTAGTTATTTCTTGACTTCCTTGCTTCTGGTTGTAGTGTTCAATGTGGCTAAAGGGCAGCCTCTGGTCCCTGCCCTGTTCATATTTGGGGACTCTGTGGTTGATGTGGGAAATAATAACCACTTATACACCGTTGTTAAAGCAAACTTCCCTCCTTATGGAAGAGACTTCAAGAATCACAATCCAACAGGGAGGTTTTGCAATGGAAAGCTTGCATCAGACTACACAGGTATTCCTCAAAATCCACGTTTAATTAAACACCCCTTTATCACCCACATTATCATGTTTATCAACAAAAGGCTTGTTTGTTTGATCTTTGTTCTGTTCTCTGCAGCTGAAAACCTTGGATTTACCTCTTACCCACCAGCTTACCTCAACTTAAAGGCCAAAGGAAATAACCTCTTGAATGGTGCCAACTTTGCCTCTGCTGCTTCAGGCTACTATGATCCCACAGCCAAGTTATATGTAAATATACACTTGCAAGTTTGAAAAACTCAATTTGTTTCTTCTTTACTTCTCATCATTATTGGTAAAGCCTAATATGCGTGtgtgtattttcttttctttttttcctattgGTCTAGCATGCAATTCCATTGAGCCAACAGCTGGAACACTACAAAGAGTGCCAGAATATATTGGTGGGAACAGTAGGGCAGCCTAATGCTTCATCAATTATATCTGGTGCTATATATCTCATCAGTGCTGGGAACAGTGACTTTATTCAGAACTATTATATAAATCCACTGCTTTACAAGGTTTACACTGCTGATCAATTCTCAGACATTCTCTTGCAAAGCTATGCCACTTTCATTCAGGCATGTCTTTCTCAACCTTTACATATTGTCTTAATGCCTTAGCAAATCATATTACACTTAGATGGttatcaataatcaataatagATTACAAAAACAAGATAGGggtatttattttcctttgctgattATGTCTAGCATTTCCAAATTCCAAACCTGCATGTGACAGAATTTATATGCACTTGGAGCAAGGAGGATTGGTGTGACATCATTACCTCCAATGGGTTGTCTGCCAGCAGCCATCACTCTCTTTGGCTCTGATAGCAACCGTTGTGTGGTTAAACTAAATAATGATTCTGTTAACTTCAATAAGAAGCTAAATACCACATCTCAGAGCTTGCAAAAATCTCTTTCGGGTCTCAAATTGGTCATCCTTGATATCTACCAACCTCTCTATGACCTTGTCACTAAACCTTCTGAAAATGGTACACTTTCTAAGTTTCTAATCCTGCTAATAATCATAGAAAGCCAATCTTATTATGTATGACTCATGAACAAATTTTCTTTATGTGGCATGCACTACTCTTTCACAGGATTTTTTGAAGCAAGGAAGGCTTGCTGTGGAACAGGCTTGCTAGAAACATCTGTATTGTGCAATCAGAAGTCCATAGGAACATGTGCCAATGCATCTGAATACGTATTTTGGGATGGTTTTCATCCCTCTGATGCTGCAAACAAGGTTTTGTCAGATGACTTGTTGGCTGCTGGCATCTCTCTCATATCCTAATTGAACACTACTCAGCTCATATCTGCTTTGGATTCATGTTTTTAAGAATTGTGTGGTTACTGTTTTATTAGTTTGGCTTATGTAAAAGCAGCTTGAATATGTTCAATTACAATGTTTACTGTGTTTTTTCAAGTTTCGTGTAATAAGACCAATATTCCTATTGAGTTTTCAtgtaaattttctttcttgagtATTCAAAGCTGCTCCTGATGGATTCGTATTCAACTATTTTATTTAGAGAATTTAGTATAATGTGACAGATAAACTCAAGCTACTCGCACCATAAATAGATATAAAGTTTAAATATAGTGATGATAGGAAATGACCTTTTCTCACCCTTTAATTCGTAATTTTCTTATATAGATCACACGCCGTGAGGTTCTTGGTAAGAATTTGGATCCTTgatgtaaatttaaaaataatgtttggTTATTTGGTTTCACATCTTGgataagattttttatatttcgaATGTGACTTGAGAAACAAGTAGTTAGAATTTTCACATTTTAAACATGATTCTTTCCTACTCAACGTTTCAAATTTGTTTAAGAAATGTATATATAGAGACGTTTTGGTTGGCAGATGCGGTCTGGACTCTCTGTATAGAATAGTAATATCATTTctatgtaaatttatttaattataaatgggGTTTCAATTCCgtaataattattagaaaaaaacttACATCAAAAGGTATTAGAACTTCGGGAGTTAAGCATGTCGGTAGTAGACGATAAAACCACACCGAAAATCAAACTAGGGTATGAACAATTAGGAATCTTATTACTCTTCATTTTCATCACTCACGAAGAACAAATTAAAGATTACTAATTTCTAAGTGTATGTGAAATAAAGTCCAGGAATTTGGAATTACGACAAGGAAAAAAACTTATGTACAGTTTCTTAAGtgttttttgtgttatttttcaatcaaaattagagtttcattagtgacttccataaaaaaaaaagtttgcattaaaaattaaaataaattatggagatgaaactccaattttaattgaaaaataacatcTAATAACCTAATGAACTGCATTTAAgttttatccttaaaaattatcaatCCAAAAAGCCAGGTGCAAAACTATTCCCACCACCAATAGCTTCCAAAAAGAAGAGTGGATAACGTTAAAATATGTATTCGTATATATCTAAACGTAACTGCCCAgaacaaacaaatacaaaaagcaTCCGCAGGTGCAGAGCCTTCAAAGATAGTATGGACAACTGTAATTCAAAAGATACAGTAATTCTACTTAAGGAATTTATGGCAGCAATCCAACAATCTTTTTGCATCTGTCTCACTAACAGGAACTTCAGCATTCCCATTATTCTTGGCATTCTCCTTTTCAGCAGTCCACTGATTCAGAATACTGATGATCCTTCCAAGCTATTGATTGCAATGGTAAAGggaaacaacaaataaatagcAAAGCAGGCATGTAAATAATGACAAATAACTAGTTAGTTACTATACATTGGCACTCCTTTTCAGGCCAGAGCCAATAACCTGCAAGAGGAATAAAAATGGATTCTTAATCATATAATCATGACAGCATAGATAGgaatgaaattaaattcaacATCTTATTTCTAAGAAATTGACATCTCAATCCAAAAATGTGATTCTTCCTACATTTCAAATAATGTCATCCAAAGGGGCCTGAGGAGAATCACAAACagcaaattcaatttcaactaAGAGAAGGATACAGATGTATCTCTAGCATTTGCTGTTGAGCCAGGATAAGACAAGCTTTCCTGTTCATGACCAGATTCAACTTGTTGGTTGAGAAGCTCATCTTCAATCAGATCAAGTTTTCTGACAAGAACAGAAACATAGTGATGTACACTTGAAGGGCTCATTTCAGTTTCCCGAATTCTAACCAATATCCTGGCAATTACATTCCAGAGTGCATTTCTTGCTTCCACATCATCCGAAGCAAAAGGGAATATATCAAGCAGACCATCTAATAGGCGcaaatctggaaggcccaatacCATTTACCAATATATTAAGAATCCAGACTCAGAAAATAATAGACAGTGAATTGAAGTTTATAAATGAGAGTGGAAGAGATGTTTTACCCTGTGAAATCTTTGAAGCCTGATCAGCAACATCAGACAACATATTTGCAATGAGAACAGCAGCAGTAACACAGCAGTTCCCAACCTGTATAAGATAGCACCAATTCACCATAGTTTTCAGTTAGCCAGACCATCTTCATTCcttgtcaaaactcaaaagtttGCTATTAGCCATAAATTGatctataaaatattatgaaatgaTTATAACTGCTAAAAAGCTGAAAAGATGTTTGACTCCCACGGCACTTGGTCTCAAAATTCATCATTGACAAAAGTTGGGACAGCTTGATTAAGTTGGCAGCATTATGAAAGTCTCTGCTCAACTGAATTTAGATTTGTCTACTGGGAAAAAATCCTCCATTACAAAGGAGGAATGCCTTTTTTGTTGAAGTACGTGTAAGAGGAAAGGAAACAGGAGTCCTTCACAAGAAACAGTAACTTCAATTCTCAGCACAATGATTTATTAACAAAANNNNNNNNNNNNNNNNNNNNNNNNNNNNNNNNNNNNNNNNNNNNNNNNNNNNNNNNNNNNNNNNNNNNNNNNNNNNNNNNNNNNNNNNNNNNNNNNNNNNTGGTTttgtttggggggggggggggggggggctagGAAAATGTGAAATGTATACATGAGGAAATATCCGAAGTAATGTACACAGTTCAACTGATGCTACTCAAGGGAACAAAACAAATACATTTTGTCCACTAGTAAAGAGAGAAAggttcttaatttaaaaatataaaggctCGTAATGCAtcttggaagaaaaagaaaatacattaattatgtTGGAGAACTTATTATGATATTTACAAGAGTTTAGTGGACATAATTTTTCTGACTTTGCAGATCATCAAATACCAAATTATTGATATCAACAGTTGATGTTGTGTAAGATAAGATGCATCAGTATTGAAAGTGTTAACCATAACAATGTACCTCAACTTTATCTGGGAACTTAACCAGATCACATAATAGTTGAAAGAGCTCTGAACTTGAACAAATTTCCTGAGAATGATCATCCATAACAGACAGGGCTTCAATTGCACGAAGAATTAAATCGAGAATTGAGTACCTGAAACATTAAGATATGAGGTTTTGTTATACTAATTTCACCAGATAGCTGGATGGATATTATCTGTAAAAATAAATGTGAGAGGGAAACAATTacaacataatatattttacaacCATTTGCCAGTGATGTCAGAATTAGAATCAGAAGAGGATAATAGGAAGGAACTGATACCTTTCAGGTATTCTTTCTGTCATTAATTTGCTGATCTCAAAAGTCAAGAGACTGATCAATATATTTGCCAAACCAAGCTTCATCATAGGTGGAAGGATAGCATCCACAACTTTCTGCTGACTTTCTAATATAGCTAAAATAAGCCCAATGATCTGTTAAAAAGTAGAATGATGTTAGCCATTGAATAGATGAAATTTGCATTCTGATGAAAAtgtcaaaagaaaaatcaaaataaatattatttttcctctGAAATTACTTAAGTTTCTTGTTCATATATTCCATAACGTGCTTTTCACAAAGTCTAGTGATTTCACACAATGTAAtctctataaaaataaaaaagtgaaactACCCTGGATTAATACCGAGTATTGATTACCTTCTCTAAAAGCTGAAGGTTCAATGTATTTTCTGCAATCCATAATATTTGACATAGTATATGTTCAGACTGCAATGCCTCAGCCCATGCAATAGATTCACCACTTTGAAGACCCACGGTCAACAAACTGTTCCAAAAACTAATTGTAAGAACAGTTTTATTTTGCAAGACAACGGCACTTATGCCATAAAGTAGTGTGATACCAAACTTACAGCATAACACAAAggtaaatcaataaaaatcatgTCTTTTTCCTGTCCATCTATTTGGGTGGGTAAATCTGTGTGTATCTTTTTTCTAATACATATACATAgaagaaatttattaaataagataatagtCCAAAGAAAGAAGATGAAACATCctctagaaaaacaaaaaagagcaaAACTAGAACCAATGAATAATGTAGCAAAGCACACCAATCTTTCTGCATGTCTGAGACAGAAACAGCTCTAGAAACATATGAACAGAACACAAGAGGTTGTCCGAAAAATAACCCTATCCCAAATGAAGTCTAGTGTCAAAGAAAGTGCCGTTTTATAATTCTGGCCATAAACAGCAAAGAATCACCAAGATAgatcattactaaaaaaatcttGGTTTCTTTATGCCAGCCAAAACCTCTGAAATTAGCCATCTTTAGGACAGACCAAATAATGagagttaaagaaaaaaataaaagaaatggacATAATAGACAAGCAATAATTAGATAAGCATGGGACAAATacataatatttcttttttaaaaagacaaagaaTCATTTGATACTAGCAGAGTGTTTCTTTCTCACTGAAGTTATGCATTGTagaacagaaaatgaaaatagcagGCATAACGAGAAAAAAGGCCTAAAATCGGGAAAAAGTAACCAATCATGTAGATTTGGTCCTTAACAAAAAGGAAGGTAGTTAGTATTCCAATTCCAAAACTGACAAGAAATACATGTGTAAAAAATGTCATACCGGCATGTTTCACATAGGCATTGAGGATCATCCATAAACAATTTGTCCAGAATTATCTCAATCAGTCCTTCTGTCGAGATTATATGCTTCATTGGAACTTCATGACAGGCAAGGTTCCCAATAATTCCTATGCTAATTTCCTACACCAtataataatccaaaaaatGTGACAGAATAAATAAGAGCTTCTTTATCATTTGATAGTTTTATGAAGTCTGAATAACATTGACTTACAGTAACCCGCTCTGATTTGCAAACAAGTAGATTACCTAAAAGAACTTCAAGTATTAGATTCTCCACCTGCAGTATTATACCGAGTAACCATTTCATTTccatttataagttataacacaATCAAATGgtagaaaaacaacaaaataatgcATTTAGATCTCCACTGCGTAAGAGAAAGTCTCAGCGATCGTTTTAATGATTAGGAGCTTGGTGGTTGATGGGTAAACTGGGCAGGATTGGAAAACATGTTTTAGAAAACATTCAAATAATCATCTTTTGTCTTCCTACAAAGATGACATGAGGGAGTTTGAGACTTATGACCAATTTGGTGTAAGAAAAGTTTTCCATTTCCTGTTTTCACTACTTGTCGTAAATCtttaaaacagaaaacaatGTAAAACAAGGTGAATTTGATGTAAAAAAAgggaatgtaaaataaaaacaaattatggcTGTACAGTACATCAAAACTTCTTAGAAGATGTTTTGAAATGAAACTACTATATGATAACAAGAAAGAAACTGAAATAAACacaacaaaccaaaaaacagcaTTGATTTACCATGAGTTCCGCGTGTGTTTTACTGGCAGCTAAATCCCACAAAATGCAACCATATTCCTCCCACGCATCTTCTCCAACCGAGACACTGGAATGTTCAATTCCATCACCGGTATCTTGACATTCTCCACGCGAAATTTCACCGGAAACATCAACATCCATATTCTCAGATTTATTCTTGGACGATTTAAGGTTTTCATCACTCGAAACAGACGAAGAGGGCGCAGcccctctttcttcttctccttggtTAGTGCCATGTGAAGCAACTTCACTCAAGCTTCTCCGAGAAGCAGAATCCAACGGCAGAAGCTTTCTTATCAAGGAGATTATGTAACTCGGATCAACTGTCGTTGATAAATCAAAAAACTGCATCAGGAATCATTCAAAACAATcactaaataagatttaaaatgaaaagaagcaaaaaaaaaaacattgcaaTCATATTGTTCAGTTTGTAACTTAAGCGGAGACGTTGGTGAGAACCTCGTGTGAAGGAGCAGGAGGGTGGTGCGTGGGACCATCCTCCTCTACTTCTTCTACTTCAATGATTGGATCTGCCGGAACCGCCATGCGCCGCTTCGACTTTGCTTGTTCCctccaattttaaaatttcacaacaaatatCGATTTCATCCACACCTGCGTGTGTGCATTCATTCATTAATCTACCAAGAGTTAGAGTTTAGCGAGAGGCGttgatactgttttttttttgtcaattggCAAATGGGCCCGACGTCTGTTCAGGCCCAGCCTGAATGTCGCTGTGGGTGGGTCGAAGCTCAACGAGCAAAATCCGTCACaaagtaaagtttttttttatttttataaattatcatttttgttcCTAAATGTATATAGTGCCAAcacattcattttaaattttagtcagGATAAGAAGTGCGACAAATCCATCAATCCATTAACTTTCATTTGTCACtgttaataaaaaaacctaCGTGATACAGATTGACgaaaatgtcacaaaaataattattaacatgATTATTGAATAAATTGGATCAAAATATCATTAAGTTTTCATTGGGCTAATTTGTCAGACCCCAActttcatttcaaaatataatttaaatcttcattttctctttttttttattgatgcaaataaaatattacaataaatacttaaaaaaataaggaagaagACATgagttaacaaaaataataataaacataatttgtctGTTActataaaatttctaatgtgacACATAAATTTCAAAGCAATAGAAAAATcatgtttattatttaatattatgtttattattatgtttgtttttgcttccttatttttcaattgtttattgtaatgttatgcttgcaacgataaaaaaaatataaaaattaaattatattttatcctgaaatgaaatgaaatctagGGTGTGATAAATTAGTTCAATGAAAATTTATTGAGATTTTGATCTAATAGAAACttactaacattttttattcaatttattcatgttgccaattatttttttgatattttcatcCTCTGTTACATAGACTCTTTTATTAACGGTAACAgatgcataaataaataattttttcatacttttctCACTTTCaggaactaaaatttaaatttatatttttcgtcGACTCCGTGCCATGTAGGCTAGACGGAAATTAATGACCGAATatatttatctcattttttattctttcataaactaaattttatattttctaaactCATTTATCAGTCAATTACAAGtgactatttaatttttttttaatgcaactgcataagagaatttaaatttacgCCAGATGATTCACGCGCCCATCGTCAAGTGTCAACAACTACACCAATTacgcataaataaataaataaaatatttataccgGAGGGGACTGTAGCATTCCAattctcaacaaaaaaaaaaatcgaatgtCGTAGGCGCATTTCAGCCACACATAACCAACACCTAAACCATCAtccacaaataaatgaaataatgtatttacccttcatttaaatttaGGATAAATTTACTCTGTTCACTTTTGGCACTTTTCGGTCGTTCCGTCAACTTCattagaatattattattattattattattattattattattactatgaaGTTAGATTAGATAAATTgttatagtaattaattaagagaactatgttataataattaaaaaaaatcaaagtcggATAAATTATTCACCTGTTCCGTTTTGATCGTTACGGACGCAGCTTCAACTACCTCATCCTCCCTGCACGGCATGCACGACTACCATAACCATAGCCATAACCGCACCTGAACTGAACCACGCCAACATGGCGTTATTTTGGCCGCACGTGCTGCAGTTCCGTTCTCAACCTTCGCTCGGACATGCTAACTGCGTGTTCTTCTCCGATCTCACTGAATCCCGCTCTGTAGAACTTTCATGCACTGATTCCTTCACTCTGGTTCGCCGGTGCAAGATCTCCGGTCCGGCTCCGGCGGCGCTGAAACCGGTGAAATGCCTCGGCAGATCTACGGGGGAGAAGCAATGGAGTGACGCCGAAACTGCCGTATCCGACACCGACGAAGTTGCTGATGAACCGAATGACCGGAACCAAACTTCTGTTCCGACAAATGGTCGCGTTGAGTCGCAGAGGATTGCCACCACGTCTTCCGgcgactctctctctctcggaATTCGAGAACCGGTTTATGAAGTTCGTTCTTACAagctctgtttttttttaatattctgaAATTTAATTGTGGAATTTCGGCATTTTTCCTGCTCCAGCTAAATGAACTAAAATCTAAAACCTTAGGATTAAATTAGCAGCTTCTTAATTTTATAGCATATTCTCcagttttatttattagtttcgttttttttttcctttatctcacgtgtttgttttgtttctccttctattttatttgaattatgaaGGTTGTTGAAGTGAGGTCCAATGGGAAAGTATCAACTAGAAAAATCAACAGGAGACAATTGTTGAAGTCAAGTGGTAAGTAACATGCATCTATGTCTAAGCTTGAAGTTGGGATACTTAATACTCTGTCGCTAATATCTTATCACGTTCTGTTATTCAAGCTATATTGCTATGCTCATTTCAGTTTTGATGAGCTCAAAATT of the Glycine max cultivar Williams 82 chromosome 13, Glycine_max_v4.0, whole genome shotgun sequence genome contains:
- the LOC100804640 gene encoding GDSL esterase/lipase At5g22810 produces the protein MGFSSYFLTSLLLVVVFNVAKGQPLVPALFIFGDSVVDVGNNNHLYTVVKANFPPYGRDFKNHNPTGRFCNGKLASDYTAENLGFTSYPPAYLNLKAKGNNLLNGANFASAASGYYDPTAKLYHAIPLSQQLEHYKECQNILVGTVGQPNASSIISGAIYLISAGNSDFIQNYYINPLLYKVYTADQFSDILLQSYATFIQNLYALGARRIGVTSLPPMGCLPAAITLFGSDSNRCVVKLNNDSVNFNKKLNTTSQSLQKSLSGLKLVILDIYQPLYDLVTKPSENGFFEARKACCGTGLLETSVLCNQKSIGTCANASEYVFWDGFHPSDAANKVLSDDLLAAGISLIS
- the LOC100795265 gene encoding protein saal1 isoform X2, giving the protein MDVDVSGEISRGECQDTGDGIEHSSVSVGEDAWEEYGCILWDLAASKTHAELMVENLILEVLLGNLLVCKSERVTEISIGIIGNLACHEVPMKHIISTEGLIEIILDKLFMDDPQCLCETCRLLTVGLQSGESIAWAEALQSEHILCQILWIAENTLNLQLLEKIIGLILAILESQQKVVDAILPPMMKLGLANILISLLTFEISKLMTERIPERYSILDLILRAIEALSVMDDHSQEICSSSELFQLLCDLVKFPDKVEVGNCCVTAAVLIANMLSDVADQASKISQDLRLLDGLLDIFPFASDDVEARNALWNVIARILVRIRETEMSPSSVHHYVSVLVRKLDLIEDELLNQQVESGHEQESLSYPGSTANARDTSLGRIISILNQWTAEKENAKNNGNAEVPVSETDAKRLLDCCHKFLK
- the LOC100795265 gene encoding protein SAAL1 isoform X1; protein product: MAVPADPIIEVEEVEEDGPTHHPPAPSHEFFDLSTTVDPSYIISLIRKLLPLDSASRRSLSEVASHGTNQGEEERGAAPSSSVSSDENLKSSKNKSENMDVDVSGEISRGECQDTGDGIEHSSVSVGEDAWEEYGCILWDLAASKTHAELMVENLILEVLLGNLLVCKSERVTEISIGIIGNLACHEVPMKHIISTEGLIEIILDKLFMDDPQCLCETCRLLTVGLQSGESIAWAEALQSEHILCQILWIAENTLNLQLLEKIIGLILAILESQQKVVDAILPPMMKLGLANILISLLTFEISKLMTERIPERYSILDLILRAIEALSVMDDHSQEICSSSELFQLLCDLVKFPDKVEVGNCCVTAAVLIANMLSDVADQASKISQDLRLLDGLLDIFPFASDDVEARNALWNVIARILVRIRETEMSPSSVHHYVSVLVRKLDLIEDELLNQQVESGHEQESLSYPGSTANARDTSLGRIISILNQWTAEKENAKNNGNAEVPVSETDAKRLLDCCHKFLK